The following are encoded in a window of Narcine bancroftii isolate sNarBan1 chromosome 2, sNarBan1.hap1, whole genome shotgun sequence genomic DNA:
- the LOC138754712 gene encoding LOW QUALITY PROTEIN: nuclear factor 7, ovary-like (The sequence of the model RefSeq protein was modified relative to this genomic sequence to represent the inferred CDS: deleted 1 base in 1 codon): MDFEAGSVGFNMASKHQNESWTEEVICPICLDFFTDPVILECGHNFCRSCITQIWEGEGRNSCPECREEFVDGTLRVNRALASLAKKARKLNLNPAEKERKPLCEEHQEELKLFCETDKKLICVICRDSLEHREHRFLPVKEAAEIYKVRFKSSLQCLTERKSAMLEIEQQQKEKISGVRDQADNLQSHITSQFAQLHQTLMDKEQRMLKELREEEERVVNPMQENLRQIQENLNSIQQELSKLQERMDEKDIMIFLKEEAHRKRRIGEVENVLSVIDDALWSANFENPYLLDTFVIETLDALKRVSVTLDVDTAHPGLEVSEDRKRVRWTGTRRDLPDTGKRFTVQPCVLGSEGFTSGRRYWEVELSSGIRGWSLGVAAESVERKGSAPLTPEDGLWGIERWSDGFYANTSSRSRLPVGPIPRMVGVYLSYESGTVSFYNADTKSHIHTFTGNKFTGKLYPFLWSGDVNKWLRICSGPARIFKYFGSQEWCQERGQVR, encoded by the exons ATGGATTTTGAAGCAGGAAGTGTCGGATTTAACATGGCTTCGAAACACCAGAATGAGTCCTGGACCGAAGAGGTGATTTGTCCCATCTGCTTGGATTTCTTCACCGATCCGGTTATACTGGAGTGTGGCCACAACTTCTGCCGCTCCTGTATCACACAGATTTGGGAAGGAGAAGGGAGGAACTCCTGCCCGGAGTGTCGAGAGGAGTTTGTGGACGGAACCCTCAGGGTGAACCGGGCCTTGGCCAGTCTGGCTAAGAAAGCTCGAAAACTGAACCTGAATCCGGCAGAGAAGGAGAGGAAACCTCTCTGCGAGGAACATCAGGAAGAGCTGAAGCTGTTCTGTGAAACCGACAAGAAGCTGATCTGTGTGATTTGTAGAGACTCGCTGGAACACAGAGAGCACCGCTTCCTGCCGGTTAAAGAAGCTGCGGAAATCTATAAG GTTCGGTTTAAATCTTCCTTGCAATGCCTCACAGAAAGGAAATCGGCAATGCTGGAAATAGAGCAGcaacagaaggagaagatttcTGGAGTGCGG GATCAGGCAGATAACCTTCAGTCCCACATCACATCCCAGTTTGCTCAGCTGCACCAGACTCTCATGGATAAAGAGCAGCGCATGCTCAAAGAACTTAGGGAAGAGGAAGAGAGGGTTGTCAATCCAATGCAGGAAAATCTTCGACAGAttcaagaaaatttaaattctattCAACAGGAGCTCTCAAAGTTACAGGAACGGATGGATGAAAAGGACATCATGATATTTCTAAAG gAGGAAGCCCATCGGAAGAGGAG GATTGGTGAAGTTGAGAATGTATTGTCAGTGATAGATGATGCTCTGTGGTCTGCAAACTTCGAGAATCCCTACCTATTGGACACATTTGTGATAGAAACGCTTGATGCCTTAAAGCGAG tctccGTCACCTTAGATGTGGACACGGCACATCCGGGACTTGAGGTGTCTGAGGATCGGAAGAGGGTGAGATGGACCGGGACTCGGAGGGATCTCCCTGACACCGGGAAGAGGTTTACAGTCCAGCCTTGTGTGCTGGGATCAGAGGGATTCACTTCAGGGAGACGTTACTGGGAGGTGGAGTTGTCGTCGGGGATTCGGGGCTGGAGTCTGGGAGTCGCTGCAGAGTCTGTGGAGAGAAAAGGATCAGCCCCTCTGACCCCAGAGGATGGACTCTGGGGCATCGAGCGGTGGAGTGATGGGTTTTATGCGAACACCTCCAGTCGATCCCGTCTCCCTGTTGGTCCCATCCCCAGGATGGTGGGAGTTTATCTCAGTTATGAGTCTGGGACCGTTTCATTTTACAACGCCGACACGAAGTCCCATATCCATACCTTCACTGGGAATAAATTCACAGGAAAACTTTATCCGTTTTTGTGGTCTGGGGATGTGAACAAGTGGCTGAGAATATGTTCTGGTCCTGCTCGG atctttaaatattttgggtCCCAGGAATGGTGTCAGGAGCGGGGTCAGGTACGGTAG